The sequence CGACCTGCACCAACCAATCGAACGTCGGCACAAAAAACGCCGCACGTTGCGACGACGACAACACCCGTGCGATATCGCCCATAACGCGAGCGTCATAGAAGCGCAATAGCGCCGTACCACCGTTCGGCATCCGCACGTCTAACCGCTCGCGCAATTCCCGCGCGAGCGATTGAAACCGATACGCCGTAGTCAACCACGACACACCCGAAGCGCCCGCCGCAAGCTTCAGCAATCCGTGCCGCATCGCCATCGAAGCGCTATCGAAATCGATCAGCCACGGCCCCGCATCGGCGAGCGAAGCGTCGGGCGTGTCGTCGAACAAAGCAATTGCGGCAGAGCACCGTTCAAGCGCGGTCGCTCCAAACGCGTCGCCATAAAGCAGCCCGTCAACGAGCGCGTAAAGCCGAACAGGCAGTGAGGTCTGTACCCGACGCTGCGTCAGATAACTTTCGAGTTTCGACAACGGCATGCCCTACCCTCGCATCACCGTCGTCGCGCCGCTTTCGGTAGCGGCTCTCAGACATTCGACGCAAAGCGTCGGCGCAGGGCCAAACGATTGAACATCGGCCGATCCTGTGCCGATACCATCACGGCGAGAAAGATCGACCTCACCGCTATCTTCGATTGTCATTCGGGATTGAGACGCGATAAGCACCGCGCCGCAGGTGGCCCGCATGCCATCCACCGCCGTATCTCTCCCATGC is a genomic window of Paraburkholderia bryophila containing:
- a CDS encoding DUF4123 domain-containing protein, which translates into the protein MPLSKLESYLTQRRVQTSLPVRLYALVDGLLYGDAFGATALERCSAAIALFDDTPDASLADAGPWLIDFDSASMAMRHGLLKLAAGASGVSWLTTAYRFQSLARELRERLDVRMPNGGTALLRFYDARVMGDIARVLSSSQRAAFFVPTFDWLVQVDGELIRVHSDD
- a CDS encoding PAAR domain-containing protein encodes the protein MVKRAIIREGDTTSHGGRVLEGNDKSTIDGRAIAGVGHKVLCPLCKGVFAISDDLLGRRFPHRMHGRDTAVDGMRATCGAVLIASQSRMTIEDSGEVDLSRRDGIGTGSADVQSFGPAPTLCVECLRAATESGATTVMRG